From Permianibacter aggregans, a single genomic window includes:
- a CDS encoding low molecular weight protein-tyrosine-phosphatase: protein MSIREIGVLFVCTGNICRSPTAHGVMQTLLKEQGLLPQIRVDSAGVSGYHVGERPDPRSQSAAKNRGYDLSKLRARKLHENDFSSFHYLIAMDRGHLQHMQKLFETDERERLHLLMHFAPELSKDDVADPYYGPVNGFERVLDDIEAGCRGLLQFIRQRHGI, encoded by the coding sequence ATGAGTATTAGGGAAATAGGCGTATTGTTTGTTTGCACCGGCAATATTTGCCGTTCACCGACGGCGCATGGAGTCATGCAGACATTGCTGAAAGAACAGGGACTGTTGCCACAAATCCGTGTCGATTCGGCCGGTGTTTCCGGTTACCACGTGGGCGAGCGACCTGACCCGCGCAGTCAGTCAGCAGCAAAAAATCGTGGTTATGACTTGTCGAAACTGCGTGCGCGCAAACTACACGAAAACGATTTTTCCAGCTTTCATTATTTGATCGCCATGGACCGTGGCCATTTGCAACATATGCAGAAGTTGTTTGAGACTGACGAGCGCGAGAGGCTGCATCTGCTGATGCACTTTGCCCCGGAATTGAGCAAGGATGATGTTGCCGACCCATATTATGGACCGGTTAATGGCTTTGAGCGTGTGCTCGATGACATCGAAGCTGGCTGCCGCGGTTTGCTGCAGTTCATCCGTCAACGGCATGGCATTTGA
- a CDS encoding glycerol-3-phosphate dehydrogenase/oxidase: protein MSDLAREQFFDHCQHGLDLLIIGGGISGAGLLWLASLNGWRAALIEQSDFAYGSSSRSSKLIHGGLRYLPQGHWRLTREAVRERENLRALFPAIESLRFHLPFRRQAPISHSLGLWLYDVFAGRKSRDTFKMIAEIFPEISSVENLSSLSYLDAASDDAGLVIEVLKRAEACGGLAQNYVTATELLFQHDKVIGVNVRDELNGECTEIRARHIVEATGAWQGLHHALSETLRLKPLRGSHWVLPFHLFPCSQALAFKHPDDGRYVYAMPWQGCTLFGTTDVGHTAGMTTEPHISVNESAYLQCALQHHFPYRDWRPSDCLSTMAGVRPTVDDGAISADDISRELVIRHQPGYSQLKGGKLTTFLASAEKLLGEVATEIGKKHNIQRPAPDRTTKKPDAQRSVGRIAVSGCDYQVRHLDDFLLRRSRLGNTLRNGGLRELEALRPLLQQRWQWSDQRWQQEQLRYLQIWQRSYAPVAS, encoded by the coding sequence ATGAGCGACTTGGCGCGCGAACAATTTTTTGACCATTGCCAGCATGGCCTCGATCTGCTGATTATTGGCGGTGGCATCAGTGGCGCAGGATTACTCTGGTTGGCGTCGCTGAATGGTTGGCGGGCGGCATTGATTGAGCAAAGCGATTTTGCTTACGGCAGCTCCAGTCGCTCATCGAAACTGATTCACGGTGGTTTGCGTTATTTGCCACAAGGGCATTGGCGACTGACCCGAGAAGCGGTGCGCGAGCGCGAAAACCTACGCGCTTTGTTCCCCGCAATCGAATCGCTACGCTTCCACTTACCCTTTCGCCGGCAAGCACCGATCAGTCACTCGCTCGGCCTCTGGCTATACGACGTCTTCGCCGGACGCAAAAGTCGCGATACGTTTAAAATGATTGCCGAGATCTTTCCCGAGATTAGCAGTGTCGAAAACCTCTCATCGTTATCGTATCTCGATGCCGCCAGCGATGACGCCGGATTGGTGATTGAAGTCTTGAAGCGAGCCGAAGCCTGTGGCGGATTGGCGCAAAATTATGTCACTGCAACAGAGCTATTGTTCCAGCACGACAAAGTCATTGGCGTAAACGTCCGCGATGAACTGAACGGAGAATGCACGGAGATTCGTGCCAGGCATATTGTTGAGGCAACCGGAGCCTGGCAGGGATTGCATCATGCATTGTCAGAAACTCTACGGCTGAAACCGCTGCGCGGCTCGCACTGGGTGCTGCCGTTTCATCTGTTCCCTTGCTCGCAGGCACTGGCTTTCAAACATCCGGACGATGGCCGCTATGTCTACGCGATGCCCTGGCAGGGTTGCACTTTGTTTGGCACTACCGATGTGGGGCACACAGCGGGAATGACCACTGAGCCGCACATTTCCGTGAATGAATCGGCTTATCTGCAATGCGCTTTGCAACATCATTTCCCTTACCGGGATTGGCGGCCAAGCGATTGTCTATCGACCATGGCGGGTGTGCGCCCCACCGTTGATGATGGTGCTATCAGCGCAGACGACATCTCACGCGAGCTGGTCATTCGCCATCAACCGGGTTACAGCCAACTGAAAGGCGGCAAGCTGACAACATTTTTGGCCAGTGCCGAAAAACTGCTTGGCGAAGTTGCTACTGAGATTGGTAAAAAGCACAACATTCAACGACCTGCACCGGATAGAACGACCAAGAAACCGGATGCACAGCGCAGCGTGGGTCGAATTGCTGTTTCAGGCTGCGACTATCAAGTCAGGCACCTGGATGATTTCCTGCTGCGTCGTAGCCGTTTGGGCAACACTTTAAGAAATGGAGGGCTCAGGGAATTGGAAGCGCTGAGACCTTTGCTTCAGCAACGCTGGCAATGGTCAGATCAACGTTGGCAACAGGAACAGCTACGTTATTTGCAGATCTGGCAGCGCAGCTATGCTCCCGTTGCAAGCTAA
- the rluC gene encoding 23S rRNA pseudouridine(955/2504/2580) synthase RluC, which produces MKVRFVTIDSEREGQRIDNFLLSELKGVPKSRIYKLLRTGEVRVNKGRIKPEYKLNEGDEVRIPPVRVSESAPGPSAGLRKVQALDDAILLETDGYLVINKPAGMAVHGGSGLSYGVIEALRALRPQAPFLELVHRLDRDTSGCLLVAKKRSALRRFHEALREKDMDKTYQALVQGKWPHRKQLINAPLQRNELQSGERVVRVREDGKESQTRFKVLENFVGCTLVEAMPLTGRTHQIRVHATHAGHPLLGDEKYGNDEEKALSAKLGLKRLFLHAAALSFVDPATGKLVTVQAPLPEELTSVLVQARGQ; this is translated from the coding sequence CTGAAGGTGCGTTTTGTCACCATCGACTCCGAGCGTGAAGGTCAGCGTATCGACAATTTCCTGCTTTCTGAGCTGAAAGGCGTACCCAAAAGCCGGATTTACAAGCTGTTGCGTACCGGCGAAGTGCGGGTCAACAAAGGTCGGATAAAACCTGAGTACAAATTAAATGAGGGCGACGAGGTGCGCATTCCTCCGGTGCGGGTCAGCGAGTCGGCACCGGGGCCTTCGGCAGGGTTACGCAAAGTTCAGGCGCTCGATGACGCCATTTTGCTGGAAACGGATGGTTATTTGGTGATCAACAAGCCCGCTGGCATGGCCGTTCATGGCGGCTCGGGTTTGTCTTACGGCGTGATTGAAGCCTTGCGGGCGCTGCGCCCGCAAGCACCTTTTCTGGAACTGGTGCACAGGCTTGACCGCGATACCTCCGGCTGTCTGCTGGTGGCGAAAAAGCGTTCGGCCTTGCGCCGCTTTCACGAAGCGCTGCGCGAAAAAGACATGGACAAGACTTATCAGGCGTTGGTGCAGGGCAAATGGCCGCACCGCAAGCAATTGATCAACGCACCTCTGCAACGCAATGAGCTGCAGTCCGGAGAGCGGGTCGTACGCGTGCGCGAAGACGGCAAGGAATCGCAAACCCGATTCAAGGTGCTGGAAAATTTTGTCGGCTGTACGCTGGTCGAGGCGATGCCGTTGACCGGTCGCACTCACCAAATCCGGGTTCATGCCACCCATGCTGGCCATCCTTTGCTCGGTGACGAAAAATACGGCAACGACGAGGAAAAGGCCCTGTCCGCCAAGCTCGGTTTGAAACGCTTGTTTCTGCATGCGGCGGCGCTGAGTTTTGTCGATCCTGCTACCGGCAAACTGGTAACGGTACAGGCGCCGTTACCGGAAGAATTGACTTCGGTGCTGGTTCAAGCGCGTGGCCAATGA
- the rne gene encoding ribonuclease E, which translates to MKRMLINATQPEELRVALVDGQRLYDLDIEAPGREQKKANIYKGKISRVEPSLEAAFVDYGAERHGFLPLKEISPAYYSDPNKTRGSIKELVREGQEVIVQIEKEERGQKGAALTTYISLAGCFVVLMPNNPRAGGISRRIEGDDRSELRDALQNVDVPEGMGIIIRTAGVGRSPEELSWDLGVLQTQWKAIEQAAASRPAPFLIYAESDVLIRAVRDYLKADIGEIIVDEPNAYARVRQHIELVRPDFLNRVKLYKDDIPLFNRYQVESQIESAFQREVRLPSGGSIVIDRTEAMVCVDVNSSRATKGGDIEETALQTNIEAAEEVARQLRLRDLGGLIVIDFIDMTPAKNQRALEDALRDAVESDRARIQLGRLSKFGLMEMSRQRLRPSLGESNTHVCPRCNGVGNIRNIESMSLSVLRLIEEEAMKDSTAQIHAILPVDAASYLLNEKRQAILDIEKRQEVHIVVVPTPYLETPNFEVRRLRASEEMTGTSYSLAEKPKVEVAEVTSNKTRAAEAAAVQFTPQMAAPPPAPKPREEAKPAAAQAEEKPGLFKRLWSFLFGSEETESKPKHGRDRKGRSEQRGERRGRHDRNDRRRRRDRNERGDRAEREPRQDAKPQQQERKAADKAEQTERQPRDDKQRKGREEGRRGRRRDRGDRAERGERQERVEARSEQEAPHTEPKEKLPPRPPRQSRAERAAQRDAGQTPVVAAPAPVVETHPTPAPQIESNEETVELVDSNNIEAREQKRGRERRRRLPRHLGGRRRDREGDEGEESVESAEAVAENDVETINEPVKAVAEAQPKPVEATEAATVEATKAESVPAPVEPTPTLKAEPVATEQTPVEPVKTPEPAVAEATISTSAESAAAPVSQPTAEPSAPTAALSNAEISRERKSASAPAARPKAIEPLKKSEVSEEEALRNVAELLASLIEPAKNQSTVLHRTPSSSSSPMAKPRVVSAAPAKPASPSQSELPLSSIERAQQQEEKQPDNNG; encoded by the coding sequence ATGAAAAGAATGCTGATCAACGCCACGCAACCAGAAGAACTGCGCGTGGCTCTGGTCGATGGCCAACGGCTATACGATCTCGATATCGAAGCGCCAGGCCGCGAACAGAAAAAAGCCAATATCTACAAAGGCAAAATCTCCCGCGTTGAACCTTCCCTCGAAGCCGCTTTCGTTGATTACGGTGCCGAGCGTCATGGCTTTCTGCCGCTGAAGGAAATCTCCCCCGCTTATTACTCCGACCCGAACAAGACCCGCGGCTCGATCAAGGAGCTGGTCAGGGAAGGTCAGGAAGTCATCGTCCAGATTGAAAAGGAAGAGCGCGGCCAGAAAGGCGCGGCGCTGACCACCTACATCAGCCTGGCCGGTTGCTTTGTCGTGTTGATGCCGAACAACCCGCGTGCCGGTGGCATTTCCCGTCGCATCGAAGGCGATGACCGCTCCGAGCTGCGCGATGCGCTGCAAAACGTCGACGTGCCGGAAGGCATGGGCATCATCATCCGTACCGCCGGTGTTGGCCGCAGCCCGGAAGAGCTGTCCTGGGATCTGGGCGTCCTGCAAACCCAGTGGAAAGCCATTGAGCAAGCCGCGGCTTCGCGCCCTGCCCCATTCCTGATTTACGCCGAATCGGACGTGCTGATTCGCGCCGTTCGTGATTACCTGAAAGCCGATATCGGCGAAATCATCGTCGATGAGCCGAATGCCTATGCTCGCGTGCGTCAGCATATCGAGCTGGTGCGTCCGGACTTCCTGAACCGCGTGAAACTCTACAAAGACGATATTCCACTGTTCAACCGCTACCAGGTCGAAAGCCAAATCGAGAGCGCGTTCCAACGCGAAGTGCGCCTGCCTTCTGGCGGTTCGATCGTCATCGACCGTACCGAAGCGATGGTCTGCGTCGACGTTAACTCTTCGCGCGCCACCAAAGGCGGCGATATCGAAGAAACCGCGCTGCAAACCAATATCGAAGCGGCCGAAGAAGTGGCCCGTCAGCTGCGCCTGCGTGACTTGGGCGGTTTGATCGTCATCGACTTCATCGACATGACGCCGGCGAAAAACCAACGTGCATTGGAAGATGCACTGCGCGATGCCGTCGAATCCGACCGCGCCCGCATTCAGCTTGGCCGTTTGTCGAAATTCGGCCTGATGGAAATGTCGCGCCAGCGCCTGCGTCCGTCGCTCGGTGAATCGAATACGCATGTTTGCCCGCGCTGTAATGGTGTCGGCAACATCCGCAATATCGAATCAATGTCGCTATCAGTACTGCGCTTGATTGAAGAAGAAGCGATGAAAGATTCCACCGCGCAGATCCACGCGATTCTGCCGGTCGACGCCGCTTCTTACCTGCTGAACGAAAAACGCCAGGCGATTCTCGATATCGAAAAACGTCAGGAAGTGCATATTGTTGTCGTACCAACGCCTTATCTGGAAACGCCGAATTTCGAAGTGCGCCGTTTGCGCGCCAGCGAAGAAATGACCGGCACCAGCTACAGCCTGGCCGAAAAACCGAAAGTCGAAGTGGCCGAAGTCACCTCGAACAAAACCCGCGCCGCCGAAGCCGCTGCCGTGCAATTCACGCCGCAAATGGCCGCGCCACCACCGGCACCCAAGCCGCGTGAGGAAGCGAAACCGGCAGCCGCACAAGCCGAGGAAAAACCAGGTCTGTTCAAACGCCTGTGGTCGTTCCTGTTCGGCAGCGAAGAAACCGAAAGCAAACCGAAGCATGGCCGTGATCGCAAAGGCCGTAGTGAACAGCGTGGTGAGCGCCGTGGTCGCCATGATCGCAATGATCGCCGTCGTCGTCGCGACCGCAACGAGCGTGGCGATCGTGCTGAGCGCGAACCGCGTCAAGACGCGAAGCCACAGCAGCAGGAACGTAAGGCAGCGGACAAAGCGGAACAAACCGAACGCCAGCCGCGTGATGACAAACAACGCAAAGGTCGTGAAGAAGGCCGTCGTGGCCGTCGTCGCGACCGTGGTGATCGCGCCGAGCGCGGTGAACGCCAGGAACGTGTCGAAGCGCGTAGCGAGCAGGAAGCGCCACACACCGAGCCGAAAGAGAAGTTGCCACCACGTCCGCCGCGTCAATCGCGCGCTGAACGCGCTGCCCAACGCGACGCTGGACAAACTCCAGTGGTAGCCGCGCCGGCACCGGTAGTGGAAACGCATCCAACACCCGCTCCGCAAATCGAGTCCAACGAGGAAACGGTTGAACTGGTCGACAGCAACAACATCGAAGCGCGTGAACAGAAGCGTGGCCGTGAACGCCGTCGTCGCCTGCCCCGTCATCTCGGTGGCCGTCGTCGTGATCGCGAAGGTGATGAAGGCGAAGAGTCTGTTGAAAGTGCTGAAGCGGTTGCGGAAAACGACGTGGAAACCATCAATGAACCGGTAAAAGCTGTTGCGGAAGCCCAGCCGAAACCGGTTGAAGCCACTGAAGCGGCAACCGTTGAAGCAACGAAAGCCGAGTCAGTACCAGCGCCTGTTGAGCCGACACCGACGCTGAAAGCCGAACCGGTTGCGACCGAACAAACTCCGGTTGAGCCCGTCAAAACGCCGGAACCAGCGGTTGCCGAAGCGACAATCAGCACCAGCGCTGAATCGGCCGCTGCGCCAGTCAGCCAGCCGACTGCTGAGCCGAGTGCACCGACAGCTGCCTTGAGCAATGCCGAAATCTCGCGTGAACGCAAATCGGCATCGGCTCCTGCCGCGCGTCCGAAAGCGATCGAGCCGCTGAAAAAATCCGAGGTTTCTGAAGAAGAAGCACTGCGCAATGTTGCCGAACTGCTGGCCAGCTTGATTGAACCGGCGAAGAACCAGAGCACGGTATTGCACCGCACGCCGAGCTCCAGTTCCAGCCCGATGGCTAAACCGCGTGTCGTTTCGGCGGCGCCGGCAAAACCGGCCAGCCCAAGCCAGTCGGAACTGCCGCTGTCGTCGATTGAGCGCGCTCAGCAGCAGGAAGAAAAGCAGCCGGATAACAACGGTTAA
- a CDS encoding GNAT family N-acetyltransferase, with amino-acid sequence MHALQYDTESDWYQQELRLRDRILRQPLGLELSESDRQHDHQSQHFAVVENEQMLACVIATPVNADITKLRQMAVEPDHQGKGIGRQLMLFAEQQLQKLGYQQIELHARETAIDFYRKLGYQTVGHTFIEQTITHIKMSKTLA; translated from the coding sequence ATGCACGCTCTGCAATACGACACCGAGTCCGACTGGTATCAACAAGAGTTGAGACTACGCGATCGGATTTTGCGACAACCGCTTGGTTTGGAGCTCAGCGAATCCGATCGCCAGCACGATCATCAAAGCCAGCATTTTGCCGTAGTTGAAAACGAACAAATGTTGGCCTGCGTAATTGCCACGCCGGTAAACGCCGATATAACAAAATTACGACAAATGGCCGTCGAACCGGATCATCAAGGAAAAGGCATCGGTCGGCAATTGATGTTGTTCGCGGAACAACAACTGCAAAAACTTGGTTACCAGCAAATCGAATTGCATGCACGGGAAACGGCGATCGACTTTTATCGAAAACTTGGCTATCAAACCGTCGGCCATACCTTCATTGAACAAACCATTACCCACATCAAAATGAGCAAGACGCTAGCTTGA
- a CDS encoding AraC family transcriptional regulator, with amino-acid sequence MSGRVAWKYASAALECAESFGIEHAKLINAASLRLAQMDDEGEISVVQYRKLLQTAVQLSGDMRFGLQLGQTFTLGHYAHYGLLLMSSRHLGDAMHQVMRFESLAHELGHSSLIVDGERARYVWARSEFVADVDPILSESVFAGIAHFVRWLLQAEVTADQISFEHAAINAESDYQQVFNCPVQFNAGENSIHFAAKLLLQPIRHADPQWQAVLVEQAERRLQERAQQHHYSAQVMHHLEDMLALGHAELEHVAQKMCVSERSLQRHLQSENTSFQRVLEETRKRLAQRWLKETKLPLTEIAFLLAYQEQSSFTNAFKNWFGMTPSQWRKQQ; translated from the coding sequence ATGTCAGGAAGGGTCGCCTGGAAGTACGCCAGTGCTGCGCTCGAATGTGCCGAATCGTTCGGCATCGAACACGCCAAGCTGATTAACGCCGCATCGTTGCGATTGGCGCAAATGGACGATGAGGGTGAGATTTCTGTTGTCCAGTACAGAAAGTTGCTGCAGACGGCAGTGCAGCTCAGCGGTGACATGCGCTTTGGTTTACAACTCGGGCAAACCTTTACCCTAGGCCATTACGCACACTACGGATTGTTGCTGATGAGCAGTCGCCATCTTGGCGATGCGATGCATCAGGTCATGCGTTTTGAATCGCTGGCTCATGAGCTTGGCCATTCTTCATTGATTGTTGATGGTGAGCGTGCGCGTTACGTGTGGGCGCGTAGCGAATTTGTTGCTGATGTCGATCCGATTCTGAGTGAAAGCGTATTTGCCGGTATCGCGCATTTTGTTCGTTGGCTATTGCAAGCAGAGGTAACGGCTGATCAAATCAGCTTCGAACATGCGGCGATCAATGCTGAATCGGATTATCAGCAGGTGTTCAATTGCCCGGTGCAATTCAATGCCGGTGAAAACAGCATTCATTTTGCTGCCAAGTTGTTGTTGCAGCCGATACGCCATGCCGATCCGCAATGGCAAGCGGTGCTGGTCGAACAGGCCGAGCGGCGTTTGCAGGAGCGGGCGCAGCAGCATCATTACAGCGCCCAGGTGATGCATCATCTGGAGGACATGCTCGCACTCGGTCACGCTGAGCTGGAACACGTTGCGCAGAAGATGTGCGTCAGTGAACGCAGTTTGCAGCGTCATCTGCAGTCAGAAAACACCAGCTTTCAACGCGTGCTGGAAGAAACCCGCAAGCGCCTGGCGCAGCGCTGGCTGAAAGAGACGAAATTACCGCTGACGGAAATTGCTTTTTTGCTGGCGTATCAAGAGCAGAGTTCGTTCACCAATGCCTTCAAGAACTGGTTTGGTATGACGCCGAGTCAGTGGCGTAAGCAGCAATAA
- a CDS encoding Trm112 family protein, producing MDKKLLDILACPLCKGRLEYDKSNKELICHFDRLAFPIRDGIPVMLEDEARELSSDERR from the coding sequence ATGGACAAAAAATTACTCGATATCCTGGCCTGTCCGCTGTGCAAGGGCCGGCTGGAATATGACAAGAGCAATAAAGAATTGATCTGCCATTTCGATCGATTGGCCTTTCCGATACGCGATGGCATTCCGGTGATGCTCGAAGACGAAGCGCGCGAACTCTCATCTGACGAGCGCCGCTGA
- a CDS encoding FAD-binding oxidoreductase: protein MQRWNGWGDASIDYPLPETARLYLQEALGSGPTLHDAKLGETLVQMQTSTWAKPVSGISTDAESRLRCSYGQSLPDWLQRRFGQCQYATDAVATPESETELRELIRIGRQRNARVIPFGGGTSVAGHFAPADDSRPSLTIDLRKLCRLLEFRADDRLALVEAGCSGPLLEAQLARHGYTLGHFPQSFEYSTVGGWIATRSSGQQSHLYGRIEQLFAGGAAITAEHDIECQPFPASSAGPDLKHLLLGSEGRLGVIHQAWLRVRPKPESEKFLALFFPDWQQAITGARLLAQSDLPFSMLRLSNSLETDINLRMAGHTRAIYYLRKFLRWRLGSNQPCLMLLGLTGEAKQVRNMLAQAMAILKPLSVQNTGETIGQAWRKNRFRNVYLRNTLWSLGYAIDTVETALPWSQVTPAMQAIEQVAREQFAAEQERVLAYSHLSHVYASGCSVYSTFVFRLSEDYQHNLARWRKLKTAVTDTIQAHGGTLSHQHGVGKDHLPWLGKELGEGGSQLLRHLIKAGDPDGLFANGNLI from the coding sequence ATGCAGCGCTGGAATGGCTGGGGCGACGCCAGCATTGACTATCCGTTACCGGAAACGGCACGACTTTATCTGCAAGAAGCCTTGGGCAGCGGCCCAACGCTGCACGATGCCAAGCTCGGCGAAACCCTCGTGCAAATGCAAACCAGCACCTGGGCAAAACCGGTTTCTGGCATCAGTACCGATGCCGAAAGTCGTTTACGTTGCAGCTATGGTCAAAGTCTACCGGACTGGCTGCAACGCCGGTTCGGTCAATGCCAGTACGCGACGGATGCGGTCGCTACACCGGAATCGGAAACGGAATTGCGGGAGCTTATTCGTATCGGCCGACAGCGTAATGCGCGTGTTATTCCGTTTGGTGGCGGCACCAGTGTCGCGGGCCATTTTGCACCAGCCGATGATTCACGTCCGAGCCTGACGATTGATTTGCGCAAACTTTGCCGATTGCTGGAGTTTCGAGCCGATGATCGGCTGGCGTTGGTGGAAGCCGGTTGTTCCGGCCCGTTACTGGAAGCGCAATTGGCCCGTCATGGATACACACTCGGGCATTTCCCGCAATCATTCGAATACTCGACAGTTGGCGGTTGGATTGCGACCCGCTCATCCGGTCAGCAAAGTCATCTGTATGGCCGTATCGAACAATTGTTTGCTGGCGGCGCGGCCATCACTGCTGAACACGATATCGAATGTCAGCCGTTTCCAGCCTCATCAGCGGGTCCGGACCTGAAACATCTGCTGCTCGGTTCCGAAGGTAGGCTAGGCGTCATTCATCAAGCTTGGCTGCGCGTGCGACCCAAGCCGGAAAGTGAAAAATTTTTGGCGTTATTCTTTCCTGATTGGCAACAAGCCATCACCGGTGCGCGTCTGTTGGCGCAATCTGATCTGCCGTTCTCGATGCTGCGTTTATCAAACAGCCTGGAAACGGATATCAATCTACGCATGGCCGGTCATACACGCGCCATTTACTATCTGCGCAAATTTCTACGTTGGCGACTCGGCAGCAACCAGCCCTGTTTGATGCTGCTGGGTTTGACTGGAGAGGCGAAACAGGTGCGCAACATGCTCGCGCAAGCGATGGCAATACTGAAACCTTTGTCCGTGCAAAACACCGGCGAAACGATTGGCCAGGCCTGGCGCAAAAACCGTTTTCGCAACGTTTATTTGCGCAACACCTTATGGTCACTTGGCTATGCCATCGACACGGTGGAAACGGCGTTACCATGGTCGCAAGTGACGCCAGCGATGCAAGCGATTGAACAGGTCGCGCGTGAACAATTCGCGGCAGAGCAGGAGCGCGTGCTCGCTTACTCGCATCTTTCACATGTCTATGCCAGCGGTTGCAGCGTCTACAGCACATTTGTTTTCCGTTTGAGTGAAGACTATCAACATAATCTTGCTCGCTGGCGGAAACTGAAAACGGCGGTCACCGATACGATACAAGCCCATGGCGGCACACTCAGCCATCAGCATGGCGTCGGCAAAGATCATCTGCCCTGGCTCGGCAAAGAACTGGGCGAAGGTGGGAGTCAGCTACTGCGCCATCTCATCAAGGCCGGTGATCCGGATGGATTGTTTGCCAATGGCAATCTGATATGA
- a CDS encoding HAD-IA family hydrolase produces MSSKPFDLIIFDWDGTLIDSVRRIVSSMQAAARHAELPVPSDADVRGIIGLSLPAVYERLFKGASQQSLDALKEEYRRQFVETDATPAPLFDGAKEVLEHLRNQDVRLAVATGKARYGLERSWNEVGVGHLFDASRCSDEAEGKPHPQMVLDLLAHTKTPAHRALVIGDTAWDMEMAKRADVARLGVTYGAHAWEELLPHEPLDALHKISDLQTWLAAHLSRNG; encoded by the coding sequence ATGTCATCGAAACCTTTTGATCTGATTATCTTCGACTGGGACGGTACGCTGATCGATTCGGTGCGCCGCATCGTTTCATCGATGCAGGCCGCCGCCCGTCATGCCGAGTTGCCTGTGCCGTCCGATGCCGATGTGCGCGGCATTATCGGCCTATCGCTACCGGCGGTTTACGAGCGCTTGTTCAAGGGCGCCAGTCAGCAAAGTCTGGATGCATTAAAAGAAGAATATCGTCGCCAGTTTGTCGAAACCGACGCGACGCCGGCGCCGTTGTTTGATGGCGCCAAAGAAGTGCTTGAGCATTTGCGCAATCAGGATGTGCGTCTGGCTGTGGCTACCGGTAAAGCACGCTACGGTTTGGAGCGATCCTGGAATGAAGTCGGCGTTGGTCATTTGTTCGATGCCTCACGTTGTTCCGATGAAGCCGAAGGCAAACCGCACCCGCAAATGGTGCTGGACTTACTCGCGCATACCAAAACGCCAGCGCACCGAGCCTTGGTTATTGGCGATACCGCCTGGGATATGGAAATGGCCAAACGCGCTGATGTCGCGCGTCTTGGTGTGACCTACGGTGCCCACGCCTGGGAAGAGTTGCTGCCGCATGAGCCGCTTGATGCGTTGCATAAAATCAGCGATTTGCAGACTTGGCTGGCGGCTCATCTAAGCCGAAATGGCTAG
- the kdsB gene encoding 3-deoxy-manno-octulosonate cytidylyltransferase encodes MSFVVIIPARYASTRLPGKPLADIAGKPMIQHVYECAKQSSAARVVVATDDQRVYTAVEQFGGEVVMTATTHESGSDRLNEACSKLALSADTIIVNVQGDEPLIPSVVIDQVANNLAARPEFGMATLSAPIEPAQLFEASVVKVVADKNGRALYFSRSAIPFSRKDFPNTPTDVSLWQRHIGIYAYRVSFLQQFVQWSPAPIEQCESLEQLRALYNGGNIHIESAVEVPATGVDTPEDLQRVQAYFRR; translated from the coding sequence ATGTCTTTCGTTGTCATTATCCCGGCCCGTTATGCCTCAACTCGCCTGCCTGGCAAACCGTTGGCTGATATCGCCGGCAAACCAATGATTCAGCACGTTTACGAATGTGCCAAACAATCGTCAGCGGCTCGCGTTGTCGTTGCCACCGATGATCAGCGCGTGTATACGGCAGTCGAGCAATTCGGCGGCGAAGTCGTCATGACTGCCACGACGCACGAATCCGGCAGCGACCGGCTGAACGAGGCCTGCAGCAAGCTGGCACTATCGGCCGACACGATCATCGTCAACGTCCAGGGCGATGAGCCATTGATTCCATCGGTCGTTATCGATCAGGTTGCGAACAATCTGGCAGCGCGTCCTGAGTTTGGCATGGCGACCTTGTCAGCGCCGATTGAACCGGCGCAATTGTTCGAAGCCAGTGTCGTCAAAGTGGTTGCCGATAAAAATGGCCGGGCGCTGTATTTTTCCCGCTCGGCGATTCCATTTTCCCGCAAGGATTTTCCGAACACGCCGACGGATGTTTCACTTTGGCAGCGTCATATCGGCATCTACGCTTATCGGGTCAGTTTTCTGCAGCAGTTTGTCCAATGGTCGCCAGCACCGATCGAACAATGTGAATCACTGGAGCAACTGCGCGCGTTGTATAACGGCGGCAATATTCATATCGAAAGCGCTGTCGAAGTCCCTGCAACCGGTGTCGATACCCCGGAGGATTTGCAGCGGGTACAGGCTTATTTTCGCCGCTAA